The Sorangiineae bacterium MSr11367 genome window below encodes:
- a CDS encoding amino acid adenylation domain-containing protein, with protein MESNESRARALTTAPSTEPTTLIELLQCRAGERSSSHAYTFLADGESIAHSTTYGELDRRARVIASAMHSCARPGDRVLIVLPPGLDFIAAFFGCLYAGLVTVPVPLPQRRRGLPRLLSIVRDCRPTVALSNVPRPPGFDDVHWVSIDAIPDGTEDAWRPLPIQPGTLAFLQYTSGSTGTPKGVALTHGNLLQNERMIQRAFGQSDQSVIVGWLPPYHDMGLIGNILQPLYVGAPCIQMTPEHFLTNPLRWLSAISRYRGTTSGGPNFAFDLCVDKIAPEQRGTLDLSSWTVAFNGAEPVRKATLERFAKAFAGAGFRASAFVPCYGLAESTLLVSARTRSAPPIVRTVERAALEQGRAVLASDDNGAVAQLVGCGPHDPAIVKIVDPARAELRAAGEVGEIWVTGGSVAQGYWGRPEETAASFGVHLASSEGAGEGPFLRTGDLGFVDDGELYVTGRLKDLIIVRGRNLYPQDIEACAEASSAEFGGGGAAAFAVEVGGEERLVVVEECRTRPAEDLARAGTRVREAIASEHEVAVFALVFIRRGSLPRTTSGKVQRRACRERFLNGELATLWSWDASMEAPTAQAWPAERALTETEAALARIWTDVLQCGRVTPSDAFLELGGDSLKAMQLSARATETFGVEVGPAQVFDTNTVAALATWIEAQQKSPESIAAVALPERIPLSFVQERLWFLERLVTPAPVYQIAGGLRFAGALDREALERAVNAVVARHAALRTHFTTWEGRPCQTILPPSPVALPIESGTWQPVALEGAPVRFALFETGAREHVLTLTAHHLVVDGWSLTIVLRELLEQYAAFTTGRDAALPANESAFADEALAQRTPERAHAWEPQLRYWKAQLGRPMPHLELPTDRPRPPIQTYAGARETFILSSELVEQLTSLGRQHGATLFATVTAGLFALLHRYTGQSDLCLGTPVAGRARPRLEGAVGCFINTLALRVDAGGDPAAAELLARVRRTVEQAQEHQDVPFERVLRELPLVRDLSRAPLFQAMVSMQPPLPAWPALADVTFAVEQFDTATAQLDLALDLVPAGRELHAVWEYNTDLFDRATVRDLGERLRRVLEQIVARPDAPLSALSILTERERARTFGAQPRVAVPSYCVHELFEAQAARQPDAVALIAGSERCTYGELDLRARRLAGYLGRLGVSAEVRVAIHLDRSIDLVASVLAVLKAGGAYVPLDTSHPTERAAATLHDAAVSVVITRGRRPALSNGVHVVDLDRVELPEGAEPNRTAPGGLDRLAYIIYTSGSTGRPKGVMVSHRTLANAFAAWQDMYRDGELRFLQVASPAFDVWTADWVRALCSGGSLVLAPLEASIDAAALATLVEREAVTALDVVPALAKPLMAHAERLGRLRLLIVGSDAWSMRDYVELRQRLPATTRLLSGYGVTETTIDNAVYEAAEADLHEAHGRGVPLGLAFPNTRLYVLDRHGSPLPDGAAGELAIGGAGVARGYWKNPRLTAERWRPDPWSDEPGARLYVTGDRVRRRPDGVLEFLGRLDHQVKVRGMRIEVGEIEACLRRHPEVNEATVILAESAAGDKHLVAYVTGTGDTTALRAYLRAHLPEAMVPSNLVRLEEMPLGPNGKVDRSRLPAPVDERPLSRATTSGRTELERTIAEIWEQVLAGRHPGVHENFFDIGGHSMLLAEVATRLRERVGRDIPVLLLFQHPTIASLAAALSGDEPAEPSRADQRTRAHVGGNDVAIIGMAGRFPGAPDVRTFWRNLCAGVESIATLTDEELLAAGVDPALVSNPHYVRARAVLDGIDRFDAEFFGFSPREAALLDPQHRLFLECVWEAFEDAGYDPERAGGRVGVYAGSSLSGYLFHRFPEGVRLESAEDMAALLALDKDFLTTLVSYRLNLEGPSVAVQTACSTSLVAVHLACRALLGGECDLAVAGGVSITVPQTAGYLYQEGAIGSPDGHCRAFDERAQGTVSGSGAGAVLLKRLDDALAHGDAIVAVIKGSAINNDGRKKIGYTAPRVDGQARVIRDAHAAAGITAESVGYVEAHGTGTPLGDPIEIAALTQAFRASTERTGFCAIGSVKSNVGHLDAAAGITGLIKAALAVREGRIPASLHFEAPNPAIDFERSPFRVATRLLDWATSGPRRAGVSAFGLGGTNAHAVLEEPPSPVAHAENAEERAELLVVSAHSGNGLAAVSDALAARLEDDADLRLADTAFTLQMGRRAATHRRAIVARSKAEAIAALRADRTSLQAQSAVGEAPPVVFLFPGQGSQSAGMGRELYESVPVFARTLDDCARRLEPILGLDLKRVMFSETKELDRTSLTQPALFVFEYALSRVWASLGVEPEAMIGHSVGEYVAACLAGCLNLDDALALVAARGRLMEATPAGAMLAIPASEAVVQRWLGEQVALAAVNADGQCVLSGSVSAIEQVEREAAAAGLQSRRLRGERAFHSHLMDGVLDAFRDAVARVSFSEPRVPWISNVTGTWITAAQAQDPDYWVQHLRQPVRFAEGVRTLATRPDRIALEVGPGRTLTGLWQRTAASQALPSTPFLEAVGHLWVLGARIDFTALAGTRSGRRVSLPTTPFERQRHWLEPRPRKASNAPVQARPLKDWFYAPSWKRAPAASLHAVEAGTHWVVLGDDGPLVTRLAAALSTAGDRVTRVRSGPAFEKTGADDFVLRPSAVDDYRALAAACAQTATGATHVVHAFALAASNEGALDADAFLLAQQRGAASVMAAATALGATRLLVLAQGLHDVTGRETLHPEHAPLVGLCRTIPLEWPRLRCRLVDLETDDDTSVQQLLAEARCTSDEPVVALRGAHRWLPAVAPIPIEESPRGAGLRERGAYLITGGLGGIGLALAETLARTVRARLVLSARSEPTDEQRQRVRLLEDLGAEVLVARADVADVSAMRTILGQARERFGPLAGLIHAAGIAGGGLLGGLTVESFTGELRAKALGALTLEEALSEGADAPLDFVLYCSSLTSLSGGVGRAGYAAANAFLDAFAQSLGRRTARKTLSVSLDRWRGIGMAAHAAARLQAMGLSHDSAAEMPAMSAAEGQEVFCRLMAQPAPSHVIVSTQRLDGLPKDDEGQILMRHLDAPKPVLEKVASLDGLEERMATIWAEAFGVARIDPKKDFFAQGGESLVALQILNRVRDVFGVALSLQDFFERPTATGLAERVRTLRAEPSAPPAEPALVALPRNAARRIKGRSE; from the coding sequence ATGGAATCGAACGAATCGCGCGCACGCGCGCTTACGACCGCTCCGTCCACTGAGCCCACGACCCTGATTGAATTGCTTCAATGTCGCGCGGGCGAGCGCTCCTCGTCCCACGCGTACACCTTCCTCGCGGACGGGGAATCGATTGCGCATTCGACGACATATGGCGAGCTCGATCGGCGAGCGCGCGTCATCGCCAGCGCGATGCACTCGTGCGCACGGCCCGGCGACCGCGTGCTCATCGTGCTGCCGCCCGGGCTCGACTTCATCGCGGCGTTCTTCGGCTGCCTCTATGCAGGCCTGGTCACGGTCCCCGTGCCACTGCCCCAGCGGCGGCGCGGCCTTCCGCGGCTGCTTTCGATCGTTCGCGACTGCCGTCCCACGGTCGCCCTGAGCAACGTCCCACGCCCCCCCGGCTTCGACGATGTGCATTGGGTCTCCATCGACGCGATCCCCGACGGCACGGAGGACGCATGGCGACCGCTCCCCATCCAGCCCGGGACCTTGGCGTTCCTCCAGTACACATCGGGCTCGACCGGCACGCCCAAAGGCGTGGCGCTCACCCACGGCAATCTTCTGCAGAACGAGCGGATGATCCAACGCGCGTTCGGACAAAGCGACCAAAGCGTGATCGTGGGGTGGCTGCCGCCGTACCACGACATGGGGCTGATCGGGAACATCCTGCAGCCGCTCTACGTGGGCGCGCCCTGCATCCAGATGACGCCCGAGCACTTCTTGACGAACCCGCTGCGCTGGCTATCGGCCATCTCGCGCTACCGCGGGACGACCAGTGGGGGTCCCAACTTCGCGTTCGATCTGTGCGTGGACAAGATCGCGCCCGAGCAGCGCGGGACGCTCGACCTGAGCTCGTGGACCGTGGCCTTCAACGGTGCGGAGCCCGTGCGGAAGGCCACGCTCGAGCGCTTCGCGAAGGCGTTCGCGGGCGCGGGGTTCCGGGCCTCGGCGTTCGTTCCTTGCTACGGCCTCGCGGAATCGACGCTCCTCGTGAGCGCCCGCACACGCAGCGCTCCGCCCATCGTGCGGACGGTCGAGCGCGCGGCGCTCGAACAAGGGCGCGCGGTGCTCGCCTCCGACGATAACGGTGCGGTCGCGCAGTTGGTCGGCTGCGGGCCGCATGATCCCGCGATCGTGAAGATCGTCGACCCCGCGCGCGCCGAGCTTCGGGCGGCCGGCGAGGTGGGGGAGATTTGGGTGACGGGCGGGAGTGTGGCCCAAGGCTACTGGGGAAGGCCGGAGGAGACGGCCGCCTCGTTCGGAGTGCACCTTGCTTCAAGTGAAGGAGCGGGTGAGGGGCCCTTCCTGCGGACCGGAGATCTCGGCTTCGTCGACGACGGAGAGCTCTATGTCACGGGGCGGCTCAAGGATCTGATCATCGTCCGCGGGCGGAATCTGTATCCGCAGGACATCGAAGCGTGTGCCGAGGCGAGCAGCGCCGAGTTCGGCGGGGGCGGTGCGGCGGCGTTCGCGGTGGAGGTCGGCGGTGAGGAGCGGCTCGTCGTCGTCGAAGAGTGCCGCACGCGCCCGGCGGAGGACTTGGCGCGTGCGGGGACGCGCGTCCGCGAAGCGATTGCCTCGGAGCACGAGGTCGCCGTTTTTGCCCTGGTCTTCATCCGGCGCGGCAGCCTTCCGCGCACGACGAGCGGCAAGGTGCAGCGGCGGGCGTGCCGCGAGCGCTTCCTGAACGGGGAGCTCGCGACGCTTTGGAGTTGGGACGCTTCCATGGAGGCGCCCACCGCGCAGGCATGGCCCGCGGAGCGGGCGCTCACCGAGACCGAGGCGGCGCTGGCCCGGATCTGGACGGACGTGCTCCAGTGCGGACGGGTCACGCCGAGCGATGCGTTCCTCGAGCTGGGCGGCGATTCGCTGAAGGCCATGCAATTGAGCGCACGGGCGACCGAGACCTTCGGCGTGGAGGTCGGCCCCGCGCAAGTGTTCGACACGAACACCGTGGCGGCGCTCGCAACCTGGATCGAGGCGCAGCAGAAGAGCCCGGAGTCGATCGCCGCGGTGGCCCTCCCGGAGCGCATTCCGCTTTCGTTCGTGCAGGAGCGCCTCTGGTTTCTCGAGCGGCTCGTCACGCCCGCCCCCGTCTACCAGATCGCGGGCGGTCTGCGCTTCGCCGGAGCGCTCGATCGCGAGGCCCTCGAGCGGGCGGTGAATGCCGTCGTCGCCCGGCACGCCGCGCTGCGCACGCACTTCACGACGTGGGAAGGGCGCCCCTGCCAGACGATCCTGCCTCCTTCGCCGGTGGCACTGCCCATCGAATCGGGAACGTGGCAGCCCGTCGCGTTGGAGGGTGCGCCCGTCCGCTTTGCGCTGTTCGAAACGGGGGCGCGGGAGCATGTCCTCACGCTCACGGCCCATCACCTCGTGGTGGACGGCTGGTCGTTGACCATCGTGCTCCGGGAGCTGCTCGAGCAGTACGCGGCGTTCACGACGGGTCGCGATGCGGCGTTACCGGCGAACGAGAGCGCATTCGCGGACGAGGCCCTCGCGCAGCGAACCCCGGAGCGGGCCCACGCATGGGAGCCGCAGCTCCGCTACTGGAAGGCGCAGCTCGGGCGGCCGATGCCGCACTTGGAGCTTCCCACCGATCGACCTCGGCCGCCCATCCAGACGTACGCCGGCGCGCGCGAGACGTTCATCCTTTCGAGCGAGCTGGTGGAGCAGCTCACATCGCTCGGACGACAGCACGGGGCCACGCTCTTCGCGACGGTTACGGCCGGACTCTTCGCGCTCTTGCATCGGTACACGGGGCAGTCGGATCTCTGCCTCGGAACACCGGTCGCGGGCCGCGCCCGCCCCCGGCTCGAGGGGGCCGTCGGTTGCTTCATCAACACGCTCGCCTTGCGCGTGGACGCCGGAGGCGATCCCGCGGCAGCGGAGTTGCTCGCGCGCGTGCGCCGGACCGTCGAGCAGGCGCAGGAGCACCAGGATGTGCCCTTCGAGCGCGTGCTTCGAGAGCTGCCGCTCGTTCGCGATCTGAGTCGTGCGCCTCTCTTCCAGGCCATGGTCTCGATGCAGCCTCCCCTGCCCGCTTGGCCGGCGTTGGCCGATGTGACCTTCGCCGTGGAGCAGTTCGATACGGCCACCGCGCAGCTCGATTTGGCCTTGGATCTCGTCCCCGCCGGCCGCGAACTGCACGCGGTGTGGGAGTACAATACGGATCTCTTCGACCGAGCGACGGTCCGCGATCTCGGGGAGCGACTCCGGCGGGTGCTCGAGCAGATCGTTGCACGCCCGGACGCGCCGCTCTCCGCGTTGTCCATTCTGACGGAGCGCGAACGCGCGCGGACGTTCGGCGCGCAGCCGCGTGTCGCGGTTCCGTCGTATTGTGTGCACGAACTGTTCGAGGCGCAGGCGGCGCGGCAGCCCGATGCGGTGGCGCTCATCGCCGGCTCCGAGCGATGCACCTACGGGGAGCTCGACCTCCGCGCCCGTCGCCTGGCCGGCTACCTTGGGCGGCTCGGGGTTTCGGCCGAGGTGCGGGTCGCCATCCATTTGGATCGCTCGATCGATCTGGTGGCCAGCGTGCTGGCGGTTCTCAAGGCGGGCGGTGCGTACGTTCCGCTCGATACGAGCCATCCGACGGAGCGCGCCGCCGCCACGTTGCACGATGCAGCCGTCTCCGTGGTGATCACGCGAGGTCGTCGGCCCGCGCTTTCGAACGGCGTCCATGTCGTGGACCTGGATCGGGTGGAGCTGCCCGAGGGCGCGGAGCCGAATCGCACGGCGCCGGGCGGGCTCGATCGCCTAGCCTATATCATATATACATCGGGCTCGACGGGCCGGCCCAAGGGGGTGATGGTGAGCCATCGCACCTTGGCCAACGCCTTCGCCGCCTGGCAAGACATGTATCGCGACGGCGAGCTGCGCTTTCTTCAGGTCGCGAGCCCCGCGTTCGATGTCTGGACCGCCGACTGGGTCCGGGCGCTGTGCTCGGGTGGCTCGCTCGTCCTCGCGCCCCTCGAGGCATCGATTGACGCGGCCGCATTGGCCACGTTGGTGGAGCGCGAAGCGGTGACCGCGCTCGACGTCGTTCCGGCGCTGGCCAAGCCGCTGATGGCCCATGCCGAACGACTGGGCCGCCTTCGCCTGCTCATCGTGGGATCCGACGCTTGGTCGATGCGCGACTACGTCGAGCTGCGCCAGCGTCTCCCTGCCACGACGCGCCTTCTCAGCGGCTACGGCGTGACCGAAACGACCATCGACAACGCGGTCTACGAGGCCGCGGAAGCCGATCTCCACGAGGCGCATGGTCGAGGCGTTCCCCTCGGCCTCGCCTTCCCGAACACGCGGCTTTACGTTCTCGATCGCCATGGCTCGCCACTGCCCGATGGTGCGGCGGGCGAGCTGGCCATCGGCGGCGCGGGTGTGGCGCGCGGCTATTGGAAGAACCCGCGGCTCACGGCGGAGCGGTGGAGGCCCGATCCGTGGAGCGACGAGCCGGGCGCCCGCCTGTACGTGACGGGCGATCGCGTGCGGCGACGTCCCGACGGGGTGCTCGAGTTTCTCGGGCGACTCGATCACCAGGTGAAGGTGCGCGGGATGCGCATCGAGGTCGGCGAAATCGAGGCCTGCCTGCGCCGGCACCCGGAGGTGAACGAGGCCACGGTGATCCTCGCGGAGAGCGCCGCGGGGGACAAGCATCTGGTCGCCTACGTGACGGGCACGGGCGATACCACCGCGCTGCGGGCCTATCTCCGCGCCCACCTGCCCGAGGCCATGGTGCCATCGAACCTCGTTCGGCTCGAGGAAATGCCCCTCGGCCCCAACGGGAAGGTCGATCGCAGCCGCTTGCCCGCGCCCGTCGACGAGCGCCCTCTGTCGCGAGCCACGACCTCGGGCCGCACGGAGCTCGAGCGAACCATTGCGGAGATCTGGGAACAGGTCCTCGCCGGGCGGCATCCCGGCGTGCATGAGAACTTCTTCGACATCGGCGGACACTCCATGCTGCTCGCCGAGGTGGCAACCCGTCTCCGGGAGCGGGTCGGCCGCGACATTCCGGTGCTCCTTCTCTTTCAGCACCCGACCATCGCCTCACTGGCCGCGGCGCTGTCCGGCGACGAGCCCGCGGAGCCGTCCCGTGCGGACCAGCGAACGCGCGCGCACGTCGGAGGAAACGACGTCGCGATCATCGGCATGGCGGGCCGGTTTCCCGGCGCGCCCGACGTCCGCACATTTTGGCGCAACCTCTGCGCCGGGGTCGAGTCCATCGCGACGCTCACCGACGAGGAGCTCCTGGCCGCCGGCGTGGACCCCGCGCTCGTGTCCAACCCGCACTACGTGCGAGCGCGCGCGGTGCTCGATGGGATCGATCGCTTCGACGCAGAGTTCTTCGGCTTCTCGCCGCGGGAGGCCGCCCTGCTCGATCCGCAGCATCGGCTCTTTCTCGAATGCGTGTGGGAGGCCTTCGAAGACGCGGGCTACGATCCCGAGCGCGCGGGCGGGCGGGTCGGCGTCTATGCAGGCTCCAGCCTCAGTGGCTACCTCTTTCATCGGTTCCCGGAGGGCGTGCGCCTCGAGTCGGCGGAGGACATGGCGGCGCTGCTGGCGCTCGACAAGGACTTCCTCACCACCCTCGTGTCCTATCGTCTGAACCTCGAAGGGCCGAGCGTCGCCGTCCAAACCGCGTGCTCGACGTCGCTCGTGGCGGTGCACTTGGCCTGCAGGGCACTGCTCGGCGGTGAATGCGATCTCGCGGTGGCGGGCGGTGTCTCCATCACCGTTCCGCAGACCGCCGGCTATCTCTATCAAGAGGGTGCGATCGGCTCGCCCGACGGGCACTGCCGCGCCTTCGACGAACGCGCCCAGGGAACGGTGTCGGGCAGCGGCGCGGGCGCGGTCCTTCTCAAGCGACTCGACGATGCGTTGGCCCATGGGGACGCCATCGTCGCCGTGATCAAAGGGTCCGCGATCAACAACGACGGACGAAAGAAGATTGGCTACACCGCCCCCCGCGTCGATGGGCAGGCACGCGTCATTCGAGACGCGCATGCGGCCGCCGGCATCACCGCGGAATCGGTGGGCTACGTCGAGGCCCACGGCACCGGCACACCGCTGGGGGATCCCATCGAGATCGCCGCGCTCACGCAGGCCTTTCGGGCCAGCACGGAGCGCACGGGCTTCTGCGCGATCGGCTCGGTGAAGAGCAACGTCGGGCACTTGGATGCGGCGGCGGGCATCACGGGGCTCATCAAAGCGGCCCTCGCCGTCCGGGAGGGCCGGATCCCGGCGAGCTTGCACTTCGAGGCGCCGAACCCGGCCATCGATTTCGAGCGCAGCCCCTTTCGGGTCGCCACGCGCCTCCTCGATTGGGCGACGTCGGGACCGCGGCGTGCAGGGGTCAGCGCGTTCGGCCTCGGTGGGACGAATGCGCACGCCGTGCTGGAGGAGCCGCCTTCCCCGGTCGCGCACGCCGAGAACGCCGAGGAGCGGGCAGAGTTGCTCGTGGTGTCGGCCCACTCGGGCAACGGCCTCGCCGCCGTGAGCGACGCGCTCGCCGCGCGCCTGGAGGACGACGCGGACCTTCGCCTGGCGGATACCGCATTTACCCTGCAAATGGGCAGGCGCGCCGCCACCCATCGCCGCGCGATCGTCGCGCGGTCGAAGGCGGAGGCCATCGCGGCCCTGCGCGCGGATCGGACGTCGCTGCAGGCCCAAAGCGCGGTCGGAGAGGCTCCGCCCGTGGTGTTTCTGTTCCCCGGGCAGGGCAGCCAGAGCGCCGGCATGGGGCGGGAGCTGTACGAGAGCGTGCCCGTCTTCGCCCGTACCCTCGACGACTGCGCGCGCCGTCTGGAGCCGATCCTCGGCCTCGATCTGAAACGCGTGATGTTCTCCGAGACGAAGGAGCTCGATCGCACCTCGCTCACCCAACCGGCGCTCTTCGTGTTCGAGTATGCGCTGTCGCGGGTGTGGGCTTCGCTCGGCGTCGAGCCCGAGGCGATGATCGGCCACAGTGTCGGCGAATACGTGGCCGCTTGCCTCGCGGGCTGCTTGAACCTCGACGACGCGCTCGCGCTGGTGGCGGCGCGCGGCCGCTTGATGGAAGCGACCCCCGCGGGCGCCATGCTGGCCATCCCCGCGTCCGAGGCCGTCGTGCAGCGTTGGCTCGGCGAGCAGGTGGCGCTGGCGGCCGTCAACGCGGACGGCCAGTGCGTGCTCTCGGGCTCCGTCTCCGCGATCGAGCAGGTCGAGCGCGAGGCCGCGGCGGCGGGGCTCCAATCGCGCCGTCTCCGTGGAGAGCGCGCCTTCCACTCGCACCTCATGGACGGCGTGCTCGATGCGTTCCGCGACGCGGTGGCGCGGGTGTCGTTCTCGGAGCCACGCGTGCCCTGGATCTCCAACGTGACCGGCACGTGGATCACGGCGGCGCAGGCGCAGGATCCCGATTACTGGGTCCAGCATTTGCGCCAACCCGTGCGCTTCGCGGAGGGCGTCCGCACGCTGGCCACACGGCCCGATCGGATCGCGCTCGAGGTCGGCCCGGGACGAACGCTGACCGGGCTCTGGCAACGGACCGCCGCGAGCCAGGCCTTGCCCTCGACCCCCTTCCTCGAGGCCGTCGGGCACCTTTGGGTCCTGGGCGCACGGATCGACTTCACCGCGCTCGCGGGCACGCGCTCTGGTCGGCGCGTTTCCTTGCCCACCACGCCCTTCGAGCGGCAGCGACACTGGCTCGAGCCGCGCCCGCGCAAGGCCTCGAACGCGCCGGTCCAAGCGCGCCCGCTGAAAGACTGGTTCTACGCGCCCTCGTGGAAACGCGCCCCGGCCGCGTCGCTGCACGCGGTGGAGGCGGGCACGCACTGGGTCGTCTTGGGCGATGACGGTCCGCTCGTCACGCGGCTCGCCGCGGCCCTCTCGACGGCGGGGGATCGGGTCACACGCGTGCGCAGCGGCCCCGCCTTCGAGAAGACCGGTGCGGATGATTTCGTGCTGCGGCCCTCGGCGGTGGACGACTACCGAGCCCTCGCCGCAGCCTGCGCGCAAACCGCGACAGGCGCCACGCACGTCGTGCATGCCTTTGCCCTCGCCGCGTCGAACGAGGGCGCCCTCGATGCCGACGCGTTCCTCCTTGCCCAGCAGCGCGGCGCGGCCAGCGTCATGGCGGCGGCGACCGCGCTCGGCGCCACGAGGCTTCTGGTCCTCGCGCAGGGTCTGCACGACGTCACGGGTCGCGAGACCCTGCACCCCGAGCACGCACCGCTGGTCGGCCTTTGCCGCACGATTCCCCTCGAGTGGCCTCGCCTTCGCTGCCGCCTGGTCGACCTGGAGACCGACGACGACACCAGCGTGCAACAGCTCCTCGCGGAGGCGCGATGCACCTCGGACGAACCCGTGGTCGCCTTGCGCGGCGCGCATCGGTGGCTTCCGGCGGTGGCGCCGATCCCGATCGAAGAAAGCCCCCGCGGCGCGGGTCTTCGCGAGCGGGGCGCGTACCTCATCACCGGGGGCCTCGGCGGCATCGGGCTCGCCCTGGCCGAAACCCTCGCGCGAACCGTGCGCGCGCGGCTGGTGCTCTCGGCCCGATCGGAGCCGACGGACGAGCAGCGCCAGCGCGTGCGCCTCCTGGAGGACCTCGGCGCGGAGGTGCTCGTCGCGCGCGCGGACGTGGCCGACGTTTCGGCCATGCGCACCATTCTCGGTCAGGCGCGCGAACGATTCGGTCCGCTCGCGGGGCTGATTCACGCGGCCGGCATCGCGGGCGGGGGCCTCCTCGGAGGCCTCACCGTGGAGTCCTTCACCGGCGAACTGCGCGCCAAGGCGCTGGGGGCCCTCACGCTCGAGGAGGCGCTGAGCGAGGGGGCCGACGCGCCACTCGACTTCGTCCTCTATTGCTCGTCGCTGACGTCGTTGAGCGGAGGTGTCGGCCGGGCGGGGTACGCGGCCGCCAACGCATTTCTCGACGCCTTCGCGCAGAGCCTCGGCCGGCGCACCGCACGAAAGACGCTCTCGGTGAGCCTCGATCGCTGGCGCGGCATCGGCATGGCTGCACACGCCGCCGCCCGGCTCCAAGCCATGGGCCTCTCCCATGACAGCGCAGCGGAGATGCCCGCGATGTCCGCGGCCGAGGGGCAAGAGGTCTTCTGCCGGCTCATGGCGCAACCCGCGCCCTCCCACGTCATCGTCTCCACGCAGAGGCTCGACGGATTGCCGAAGGACGACGAAGGCCAAATCCTCATGCGTCACCTGGACGCCCCCAAACCGGTCCTCGAGAAGGTCGCCTCCCTCGATGGCCTCGAGGAGCGCATGGCCACGATATGGGCCGAAGCCTTCGGCGTCGCGCGGATCGACCCGAAGAAAGACTTCTTCGCGCAGGGCGGCGAGTCGCTGGTCGCGCTGCAAATCCTCAATCGCGTTCGCGACGTGTTCGGGGTCGCCTTGTCGCTCCAGGACTTCTTCGAGCGGCCGACGGCCACCGGCCTCGCGGAGCGGGTTCGCACGCTGCGGGCGGAGCCTTCGGCGCCCCCGGCCGAGCCCGCGCTGGTGGCGCTGCCGCGAAACGCTGCGCGCCGCATCAAGGGGCGCAGCGAATGA
- a CDS encoding cyclic peptide export ABC transporter, giving the protein MKASGSLLRGSWPVVACAIGAGLVSGLCSAAVIGLVHDAMSSAPGASGTRERLTASFVGLALLAVLSKGVSEVLLTRLGQSIVGEVRRRLGRNIVEAPLRQIEALGTHRLLAALNDDALVITQAYVQMPHICVCAATIVGCLLYLAWIARSAFLVVLAAIALGVGLFRLHEVRAVRFFERARETSDALFGHFRSLTAGVKELQINRGRGEAFLTDSFGRSLSTYERDFVAGMTGYSFGMGWGSLLFYVALGATVFVLPGAAGLSASAVAGATLTLLYLMGPVAQLVEIAPSAGRAAVAFRKLDDLGLALASPDEAHAPSLPTSTFASSWQRIEVCGVTHSYVREYEETSFRLGPIALGFRPGEIVFLVGGNGSGKTTLAKVLLGLYTPEAGELRVDGVPVDASNRAQYRQLFSAVFADYHVFDEQLGLGNALVRERVAGYLQRLKLDRRVSIEDGKLRFDGLSTGQRKRLALVAALLEDRSFFLFDEWAADQDPEFRRVFYREFLPELRAQGKTALVISHDEQYFGVADRCLHMDFGVLSEVAVPPAPAPGPVIRVMN; this is encoded by the coding sequence ATGAAGGCCTCCGGCTCCCTCCTGCGAGGCTCCTGGCCCGTCGTAGCCTGCGCGATCGGCGCGGGTCTCGTCAGTGGTCTCTGCAGCGCCGCGGTGATCGGTCTCGTGCACGACGCCATGTCGAGCGCGCCCGGCGCAAGCGGAACGCGTGAGCGGCTGACGGCGAGCTTCGTCGGCCTGGCCCTGCTGGCCGTGCTCAGCAAGGGCGTCTCGGAGGTGCTCCTCACGCGCCTCGGTCAATCCATCGTGGGCGAGGTGCGGAGGCGACTCGGTCGCAACATCGTCGAAGCGCCCCTTCGCCAGATCGAGGCCCTGGGCACGCATCGCCTCTTGGCCGCGCTCAACGACGACGCCCTCGTCATCACCCAGGCCTACGTGCAGATGCCCCACATTTGCGTCTGCGCCGCGACCATCGTCGGTTGCCTTCTGTACCTCGCCTGGATCGCGCGATCGGCCTTCCTCGTGGTCCTGGCCGCGATCGCCCTTGGCGTCGGCCTCTTCCGCCTTCACGAAGTCCGCGCCGTGCGCTTCTTCGAGCGTGCCCGCGAAACCAGCGACGCCCTCTTTGGCCACTTCCGCTCGCTCACCGCCGGCGTCAAGGAGCTGCAAATCAACCGCGGACGGGGCGAGGCGTTTCTGACCGATTCCTTTGGTCGCAGCCTCTCCACCTACGAGCGCGACTTCGTGGCCGGCATGACGGGATACAGCTTCGGCATGGGCTGGGGGAGCCTCCTGTTCTACGTGGCGCTCGGCGCGACGGTGTTCGTTCTCCCCGGCGCAGCGGGCCTCTCGGCGTCCGCGGTCGCCGGCGCAACGTTGACGCTCCTGTACCTGATGGGCCCCGTCGCGCAGCTCGTGGAAATCGCCCCCTCGGCAGGCCGCGCCGCCGTGGCCTTTCGCAAACTCGACGACCTCGGCCTCGCGCTCGCGTCGCCGGACGAGGCGCACGCGCCATCCCTCCCCACGAGCACCTTCGCATCGAGCTGGCAGCGCATCGAGGTCTGCGGCGTCACGCACAGCTACGTCCGCGAGTACGAGGAGACCAGCTTTCGACTGGGCCCCATCGCCCTCGGCTTCCGCCCCGGCGAAATCGTCTTTCTCGTGGGCGGAAATGGGAGCGGCAAGACCACGCTCGCCAAGGTGCTGCTCGGGCTCTACACGCCCGAGGCAGGCGAACTCCGCGTCGACGGCGTCCCCGTCGATGCCTCCAACCGCGCGCAGTACCGCCAGCTCTTCTCCGCCGTCTTCGCCGACTACCATGTCTTCGACGAGCAGCTCGGCCTCGGCAACGCCCTCGTCCGCGAGCGCGTGGCCGGCTACCTCCAACGGCTCAAACTCGACCGCCGTGTGAGCATCGAAGACGGCAAACTGCGCTTCGATGGCCTCTCGACCGGGCAGCGCAAACGGCTCGCGTTGGTCGCGGCGCTGCTCGAGGACCGCTCGTTCTTTCTCTTCGACGAGTGGGCGGCCGATCAGGATCCCGAATTTCGGAGGGTCTTCTACCGGGAGTTTCTCCCGGAACTGCGGGCGCAGGGAAAAACTGCGCTCGTCATCAGCCACGACGAGCAGTACTTCGGCGTCGCCGATCGCTGCTTGCACATGGACTTCGGTGTTCTCTCCGAAGTCGCGGTCCCGCCAGCGCCTGCCCCGGGGCCAGTCATCAGGGTCATGAATTGA